One region of Metallosphaera sedula DSM 5348 genomic DNA includes:
- a CDS encoding type II toxin-antitoxin system VapC family toxin, producing the protein MARYVIDASSIIEVVMRLREDAISFLEECVSADLVLYEIGNFLWKTRYSELLEPFRHVLEFIPLESVGLNHEVLKIANDERLTYYDAVYLYLSRRRGLQLISEDNDLVRRGAITVQQALGK; encoded by the coding sequence GTTGTGATGAGATTACGCGAGGATGCCATATCTTTTCTGGAGGAATGCGTCAGCGCGGATCTGGTGCTTTACGAGATTGGTAACTTCCTTTGGAAGACGCGATACTCTGAACTTCTGGAGCCATTTAGACATGTCCTTGAGTTCATACCGCTGGAGAGCGTTGGGTTGAACCATGAGGTCCTCAAGATCGCCAATGACGAGAGGTTAACCTACTATGACGCGGTCTACCTTTACCTCAGTAGGAGGAGAGGACTTCAGCTAATAAGTGAAGACAATGACCTGGTTAGAAGGGGAGCCATAACGGTTCAACAGGCACTTGGGAAATGA